The following proteins are encoded in a genomic region of Cercospora beticola chromosome 8, complete sequence:
- a CDS encoding uncharacterized protein (CAZy:GH128) encodes MRSVALLTLSLVPHVLSQTVSTSAKRGLAHVETSEASDNHFWTSGDLTWYYNWGPTPDPALDNTPLQFVPMLWGEAQSKNQNFYTQVKNQIDSGRNVTWVLGFNEPDGCHGVYGGSCLDAETAAEIWIREIEPLKDLGVKLGAPGVTGAPTGFNWLRNFFTACDGKCTPDFIPIHWYGDFQGLASHVGQVNATYQNMTMWVTEWGFPDQKLEDTQDFYNQSVAFFDRIDYITHYSYFGAFRSSVSNVGPNSAMLTQKGELTDIGAWYLGDAATGNIPRGDAPRIARFAGSFVLVVAAGFWCLG; translated from the exons ATGCGCTCCGTCGCGCTCCTCACCCTCTCTCTCGTCCCACACGTCCTCTCACAAACAGTATCCACCTCCGCAAAACGCGGCCTCGCCCACGTCGAAACGAGCGAAGCAAGCGACAACCACTTCTGGACCTCTGGCGATTTAACATGGTACTACAACTGGGGGCCAACGCCGGACCCAGCACTCGATAACACGCCCCTCCAATTCGTCCCCATGCTCTGGGGAGAAGCACAATCCAAAAACCAAAACTTCTACACCCAAGTCAAAAACCAAATCGACAGCGGTCGAAATGTAACCTGGGTCCTGGGCTTCAACGAACCCGACGGGTGTCACGGCGTATACGGCGGATCATGCCTAGACGCAgaaacagcagcagagatTTGGATACGTGAAATCGAACCTCTGAAAGATTTGGGCGTCAAGTTGGGTGCGCCAGGTGTGACGGGTGCCCCCACGGGTTTCAATTGGTTGCGGAACTTCTTCACAGCATGTGATGGAAAATGTACGCCCGATTTTATCCCGATTCACTGGTATGGAGATTTCCAAGGACTGGCGAGCCATGTTGGTCAAGTGAATGCAACGTATCAAAATATGACCATGTGGGTGACAGAATGGGGTTTTCCGGATCAGAAGCTGGAGGATACGCAGGACTTTTATAATCAGTCTGTTGCGTTCTTTGACAGGATAGA CTACATAACGCACTACTCCTATTTCGGAGCGTTCCGGTCCTCAGTCTCGAATGTTGGCCCCAACAGCGCCATGTTGACGCAGAAAGGCGAGCTCACCGACATTGGAGCATGGTATTTGGGTGATGCTGCGACTGGGAATATACCCAGAGGTGATGCGCCACGTATTGCCCGATTTGCTGGCTCCTTCGTGCTGGTTGTTGCAGCAGGATTCTGGTGCCTGGGATGA